A stretch of Bordetella genomosp. 13 DNA encodes these proteins:
- the crcB gene encoding fluoride efflux transporter CrcB: MTPLIPAHFLAIGAGAALGAWLRWLLGLRLNAAGWPWGTLAANLIGGYLIGIMLAVIAAHPEWPAWVRLAAVTGFLGGLTTFSTFSAETVDMLQRGAYAAALGYAAISLLGSLCLTALGLATVHLLR, translated from the coding sequence ATGACGCCGCTGATTCCCGCCCATTTTCTCGCCATCGGCGCGGGCGCCGCGCTGGGCGCCTGGTTGCGCTGGCTGCTGGGTCTGCGCCTGAACGCCGCCGGCTGGCCCTGGGGCACGCTGGCCGCCAACCTGATCGGCGGCTACCTGATAGGCATCATGCTGGCGGTGATCGCGGCACATCCCGAATGGCCCGCATGGGTGCGGTTGGCCGCCGTCACCGGTTTCCTGGGCGGCCTCACCACGTTCTCGACGTTCTCGGCCGAAACCGTGGACATGCTGCAGCGGGGGGCGTATGCCGCCGCGCTGGGCTATGCGGCCATCAGCCTGCTGGGCTCGCTGTGCCTGACGGCATTGGGGCTGGCGACGGTGCACCTGTTGCGTTGA
- a CDS encoding DUF1398 family protein, with the protein MDGTTRALIHEASEGSRAGRLHFGEVVGLMVQAGVESYVADYRARRTTYYLPDGETLSINLEVPDVPIARNFDAAAIRAAIRGAQQGSVKYGEFKRLSCLAGCIAYTVWVAGRHVSYFGRKGETHVEPFPS; encoded by the coding sequence ATGGACGGCACTACCCGCGCTCTCATTCACGAAGCTTCCGAAGGTTCGCGCGCCGGCCGATTGCATTTCGGCGAAGTCGTCGGGCTCATGGTGCAGGCCGGCGTCGAATCGTACGTCGCGGATTACCGCGCGCGACGCACGACCTACTATCTGCCGGACGGCGAGACGCTGAGCATCAACCTGGAAGTTCCCGACGTGCCCATAGCGCGGAACTTCGATGCGGCGGCCATCCGGGCCGCCATCCGGGGAGCGCAGCAAGGCAGCGTGAAGTACGGGGAATTCAAGCGGCTGTCCTGCCTGGCGGGCTGCATCGCCTACACGGTATGGGTGGCCGGCAGGCACGTCAGCTACTTCGGCCGCAAGGGCGAGACCCACGTCGAACCGTTTCCTTCCTGA
- a CDS encoding MarR family winged helix-turn-helix transcriptional regulator, whose product MKRAAKQQPSKLDSHLGYWLRFVSNHVSLRFQQLLEAEGLSVTEWVALRTLFDKPETTHAELILSLGMTKGAASKVVSRLEAKGLARRSLAGGLREQVLALTPGGKTLVPRLCALADQNDAHFFGHLKRGEREALRDALQKLVSHHRFKQVPVA is encoded by the coding sequence ATGAAACGCGCCGCGAAGCAGCAGCCCAGCAAGCTGGATTCGCACCTTGGGTATTGGCTGCGGTTCGTCTCCAATCACGTGTCCTTGCGGTTCCAGCAGCTGTTGGAGGCCGAGGGTCTCTCGGTCACGGAGTGGGTGGCGCTGCGCACGCTGTTCGACAAGCCTGAAACCACGCATGCCGAGCTGATCCTGAGCCTGGGCATGACCAAGGGCGCGGCCTCCAAGGTGGTCAGCCGCCTGGAAGCAAAGGGACTGGCCCGCCGCAGCTTGGCCGGCGGACTGCGAGAGCAGGTACTGGCGCTGACGCCTGGCGGAAAGACGCTGGTCCCGCGGCTGTGCGCGCTGGCGGACCAGAACGATGCCCATTTCTTCGGACACCTGAAGCGCGGCGAGCGCGAGGCGCTGCGCGACGCGCTGCAGAAGCTGGTCTCGCATCATCGGTTCAAGCAGGTGCCCGTCGCATGA